One genomic segment of Amycolatopsis sp. Hca4 includes these proteins:
- a CDS encoding group II truncated hemoglobin — protein MRPTLYEFAGGDPAFRALAAAHHARCLADPELNHPFSKQDQHPQHVERLAWYWAEVMGGPPRFSAECSDHSAMLRMHAGNGDMTDLGRRFVRCFTQAADDAGLPADPEFRAALKSYMEWAVAEVLTYPGPPAGVPAGLPVPRWSWDGLQAV, from the coding sequence ATGCGTCCGACGCTGTACGAATTCGCCGGCGGCGACCCCGCGTTCCGCGCGCTGGCCGCCGCCCACCATGCGCGCTGCCTGGCCGACCCGGAGCTGAACCACCCGTTCTCGAAGCAGGACCAGCACCCGCAGCACGTCGAGCGGCTCGCCTGGTACTGGGCCGAGGTCATGGGCGGGCCGCCGCGGTTCTCGGCCGAGTGCAGTGACCACTCGGCGATGCTGCGGATGCACGCGGGCAACGGTGACATGACCGACCTCGGCCGCCGGTTCGTGCGCTGCTTCACGCAGGCCGCGGACGACGCCGGCCTGCCGGCCGACCCGGAGTTCCGCGCCGCGCTGAAGTCCTACATGGAGTGGGCGGTGGCCGAGGTCCTCACCTATCCGGGCCCACCCGCCGGGGTGCCCGCCGGCCTGCCGGTGCCCCGCTGGTCGTGGGACGGGTTGCAGGCGGTGTAA
- a CDS encoding TIGR03086 family metal-binding protein, which produces MLLDRFLLASRGFEHHLRAVPPDGWHAPTPCSEWDVRALVNHMARGNLNYVALLRGASGEEFLARRDEDALGDDPLAAFTSSVRACAAAFAEEGALDRVVDYPLGELTGRRALAVRTTDSTIHTWDLARALGADETLDPGLVAWIDEHHDRIFAGLAVGPRVFAEPPPAAPGASRQDRLLTRFGRAPHPVGRPVRSAPARAAGRLAPPRSDPRGSRRG; this is translated from the coding sequence ATGCTCCTCGACCGGTTCCTCCTCGCTTCCCGGGGTTTCGAACACCACTTGCGCGCGGTGCCACCGGACGGCTGGCACGCCCCGACGCCGTGCTCCGAGTGGGACGTGCGTGCGCTGGTCAACCACATGGCCCGCGGCAACCTCAACTACGTCGCCCTGCTGCGCGGCGCATCCGGGGAAGAGTTCTTGGCCCGCCGAGACGAAGACGCCCTCGGAGACGATCCCCTCGCCGCGTTCACCAGCTCGGTCCGGGCCTGCGCGGCCGCCTTCGCCGAGGAGGGCGCACTGGACCGCGTCGTCGACTACCCGCTCGGCGAGCTCACCGGCCGGCGGGCGCTGGCCGTGCGCACCACGGACAGCACCATCCACACCTGGGACCTCGCCCGCGCGCTCGGCGCGGACGAGACCCTCGACCCCGGCCTGGTCGCGTGGATCGACGAGCACCACGACCGCATCTTCGCGGGGCTCGCCGTGGGCCCGCGGGTCTTCGCCGAACCCCCGCCCGCCGCGCCCGGGGCGTCCCGGCAGGACCGGCTGCTCACGCGGTTCGGCCGCGCTCCGCACCCAGTCGGGCGACCAGTTCGGTCAGCGCCGGCCCGAGCGGCCGGTCGACTCGCACCGCCGCGTAGCGATCCCCGCGGGTCTCGCCGCGGTTGA
- a CDS encoding NAD-dependent protein deacetylase, with product MRTRPTLSWTSPDAPLPRTSSLDELTDVVARGRVVVLSGAGLSTESGIPDYRGETGSLRRHTPMTYDEFVGSAEGRQRYWARSHLGWRTIARADPNDGHRAVTTLRERGYVGGVITQNVDGLHQAAGTADAVELHGSLDRVICLDCRRTSPRAELDRRLRAANPGFTGAATRINPDGDVELPADVVRGFRPVPCEACEGVLKPDVVFFGENVPRPRVEQCYRLVDDAAALLVLGSSLTVMSGLRFVRHAAKADKPVVIVNRGETRGDRYAAVRVDRPLGPALTELVARLGAERGRTA from the coding sequence GTGCGGACCCGCCCGACCCTTTCCTGGACGTCGCCGGACGCGCCGCTGCCGCGGACGTCCAGCCTCGACGAGCTGACGGACGTCGTCGCGCGCGGGCGGGTGGTCGTGCTCAGCGGGGCCGGGCTGTCCACCGAATCCGGGATCCCCGACTACCGCGGCGAGACCGGCAGCCTGCGCCGGCACACGCCGATGACCTACGACGAGTTCGTCGGCAGCGCCGAGGGGCGGCAGCGGTACTGGGCGCGCAGCCACCTCGGCTGGCGCACGATCGCCCGCGCCGATCCCAACGACGGCCACCGCGCGGTGACCACCCTGCGCGAGCGCGGGTACGTCGGGGGCGTCATCACGCAGAACGTCGACGGCCTGCACCAGGCGGCAGGCACCGCCGACGCGGTCGAGCTGCACGGCAGCCTGGACCGCGTGATCTGCCTGGACTGCCGCCGCACCAGCCCGCGCGCGGAGCTCGACCGCCGGCTGCGCGCGGCCAACCCCGGCTTCACCGGCGCGGCCACCCGGATCAACCCGGACGGCGACGTCGAGCTGCCCGCCGACGTCGTCCGCGGGTTCCGGCCGGTCCCGTGCGAGGCGTGCGAAGGCGTCCTCAAGCCGGACGTGGTGTTCTTCGGCGAGAACGTGCCGCGGCCGCGGGTCGAGCAGTGCTACCGGCTCGTCGACGACGCCGCGGCGCTGCTGGTCCTCGGCTCGTCCCTGACGGTGATGTCCGGGCTCCGGTTCGTCCGCCACGCGGCCAAGGCGGACAAGCCGGTGGTGATCGTCAACCGCGGCGAGACCCGCGGGGATCGCTACGCGGCGGTGCGAGTCGACCGGCCGCTCGGGCCGGCGCTGACCGAACTGGTCGCCCGACTGGGTGCGGAGCGCGGCCGAACCGCGTGA